From the genome of Homalodisca vitripennis isolate AUS2020 chromosome 8, UT_GWSS_2.1, whole genome shotgun sequence, one region includes:
- the LOC124367895 gene encoding lys-63-specific deubiquitinase BRCC36-like isoform X2, which translates to MKIPHRLDKKKDRVEISIDQLLATRDYAEKLSQQLKKEVTVIGWFHSHPHITVWPSHVDVNTQANYQTMSGSFVGIISSVFSEDKTTKECEVNLTCFQSESITDDSGSMRYVRKPIPFFVIANPVPVTTISCLKTICDLPNILHQEEEDNYRECAAENSDVLCSLHNEMLLTKSLLHITNKISIPLLKTLELRERILKQQLIYLKKFDGKLRSAFGGCQEGSPNSKH; encoded by the exons ATGAAAATTCCCCATCGATTGGACAAGAAGAAGGACAGAGTAGAGATATCAATAGATCAGTTGCTTGCTACAAGAGACTATGCAGAAAAGTTGTCTCAGCAACTGAAGAAGGAGGTCACGGTAATAGGCTGGTTCCACTCCCACCCTCATATAACTGTGTGGCCCTCTCACGTAG ATGTTAACACCCAAGCCAACTACCAGACCATGTCCGGAAGTTTTGTGGGCATCATCAGTTCTGTGTTTTCAGAGGACAAAACCACAAAG GAATGTGAGGTAAACCTAACTTGTTTCCAATCTGAGAGCATCACCGATGATAGCGGCTCGATGCGGTATGTGCGCAAACCAATCCCATTTTTCGTTATTGCCAACCCAGTTCCAGTTACTACGATCAGCTGTTTAAAG ACCATTTGTGATCTTCCCAATATTCTTCATCAAGAAGAAGAAGACAATTACAGAGAGTGTGCTGCAGAAAATTCTGATGTTTTGTGTTCTTTACACAATGAAATGT TGTTGACAAAATCCTTGCTCCACATTACCAACAAGATTTCAATTCCACTTTTGAAAACATTGGAATTGAGAGAGAGAATCTTGAAACAACAGCTGATTTACTTGAAGAAGTTCGATGGGAAACTTCGCTCAGCTTTTGGAGGTTGCCAAGAAGGGAGTCCCAACTCTAAACACTAA
- the LOC124367895 gene encoding lys-63-specific deubiquitinase BRCC36-like isoform X1, producing MALAEVYLTNDVYMACLQLALSTEKEEVICLLLGETKEDKGKKTVYIYSMKIPHRLDKKKDRVEISIDQLLATRDYAEKLSQQLKKEVTVIGWFHSHPHITVWPSHVDVNTQANYQTMSGSFVGIISSVFSEDKTTKECEVNLTCFQSESITDDSGSMRYVRKPIPFFVIANPVPVTTISCLKTICDLPNILHQEEEDNYRECAAENSDVLCSLHNEMLLTKSLLHITNKISIPLLKTLELRERILKQQLIYLKKFDGKLRSAFGGCQEGSPNSKH from the exons ATGGCACTCGCAGAAGTTTATTTAACAAATGATGTATATATGGCTTGTCTTCAGTTAGCTTTATCTACTGAGAAAGAAGAGGTTATTTGTTTACTACTGGGAGAG ACAAAAGAAGACAAAGGCAAGAAAACTGTGTACATTTACTCAATGAAAATTCCCCATCGATTGGACAAGAAGAAGGACAGAGTAGAGATATCAATAGATCAGTTGCTTGCTACAAGAGACTATGCAGAAAAGTTGTCTCAGCAACTGAAGAAGGAGGTCACGGTAATAGGCTGGTTCCACTCCCACCCTCATATAACTGTGTGGCCCTCTCACGTAG ATGTTAACACCCAAGCCAACTACCAGACCATGTCCGGAAGTTTTGTGGGCATCATCAGTTCTGTGTTTTCAGAGGACAAAACCACAAAG GAATGTGAGGTAAACCTAACTTGTTTCCAATCTGAGAGCATCACCGATGATAGCGGCTCGATGCGGTATGTGCGCAAACCAATCCCATTTTTCGTTATTGCCAACCCAGTTCCAGTTACTACGATCAGCTGTTTAAAG ACCATTTGTGATCTTCCCAATATTCTTCATCAAGAAGAAGAAGACAATTACAGAGAGTGTGCTGCAGAAAATTCTGATGTTTTGTGTTCTTTACACAATGAAATGT TGTTGACAAAATCCTTGCTCCACATTACCAACAAGATTTCAATTCCACTTTTGAAAACATTGGAATTGAGAGAGAGAATCTTGAAACAACAGCTGATTTACTTGAAGAAGTTCGATGGGAAACTTCGCTCAGCTTTTGGAGGTTGCCAAGAAGGGAGTCCCAACTCTAAACACTAA